AACGGGAGATAAATGGAACAGTAGCGCCCTCTTCTAATAGTTGGATTGTCGTGCGAACCTGTTTTTCGCTTATGGATAGCTCGTTAGCAATAGTAATTTCGTGTGATAATAAGCTCATTGTAGATTTTACTTTAAAAAGGAAAGCTGTTGAATAACCATTCAACAGCTCTATGAAATATCTAATTATAAATTAATGCAATGGAGTTACGCAGGTTTGTTTGTGTTTTCCTCTTTTTCTGTAGGTTTCTTTTCTTCTCCTTCGTTGTTTTTGGCCTCAGCAAAGTGGTCATTGTATCCGTAAGTGATATGAGAAGGTTCCTCTCCGTAATCTAATTGCTTATGTGGATTGTGTTCCACGACTCCCGCAGGAGTTGTAAATTCATATTTTTTCTTCGCTGGTTCAGATTCTGAGCTTTCGGCAGTTTCTACTGACGGGGATTCTTGCTCAGCTTTGGCTTGTTCTTCCGCAACTTTTACATCATTTGGAACGGTTTCCTCTTTGACTTCTGTCTTAACGTCTATGTCTTTTTCAAAATTATTGATCTGATCTGAAATCTCACGCTTGATGCCTTCGGATGCATCTTTGAATTCTCGTATCCCTCTTCCTAAACCTCTTGCCAATTCGGGAAGCTTCTTGCCACCAAAAAGTAGCAAGATCGCAAACACGATTAAAATCATCTCCTGTGTTCCGATGTTTAGAAATGCTATTACTGGATTGTACATACTCTTTTCCTCTTCTTTTGATTACTAACTAGATGCTAAGTTACACTTATATTTCTATAGTTCTTAGACTAACAGGTAAATTTAAGATAATTTTAAGGTATTTGAAACATAAAAATTACTTAACAAAGAAGCTGTATTTGGTGAGTAAATTTTGTTATATTTTTGCTAAATATTTTTTAATATGACGATAGAGCGGAAATATCTTTGTATTTTTGTGCCTATTTTTTTGAGGAATTGATTATGTTGGGAAAATTTAAAACATTCAAGCCGTATTATAAAAGTACGATCGTATTGGCCGGTCCAGTTGTTATTTCACAATTGGGACATACATTGGTACATACAGCGGATAGCGTTATAGTCGGACATTTTGCTGGAACGATTCCATTGGCCGCGGTGTCTTTGGTGAACGCTGTATTTATGATCGTTATGGTGGTCGGATTGGGAATTGCCTATGGGATCACACCATTGATCGCACAGGAAAATGGTCGCGATAATAAGGAGGAGTGCGCTGTATTATTATCGAATAGCTTTTGGTTGAACATCATTACAGGCATATTGTTGTTCTGCTTGGTCTATTTTGGTTCTATGCTTGCAATTGATCATCTGAATCAGGATCCGGCTGTTGTAAAGGAGGCGAAACCTTATTTACTGATTTTAAGTCTTTCTATGTTACCGCTGATGGTATTCAGTACATTTAAGCAATTTGCCGAAGGTCTGGGCTTTACCAAGCAAGCGATGAATGTAACCATCTGGGGAAACGTACTCAATATTATATTGGCAATTATATTTGTCAAGGGGATGTTCGGAATTACGCCGATGGGTGTAAAAGGGGTTGGATATAGTACGCTGATTGACCGTATCTTGATGATGGCGGTGATGATGACCTATGTGTTGCGATCGCAAAAGTTTAAGGGCTATATACAACATTTTAAAATTACAGTAATAGACAAGGTAAGGCTAGGGAAAATATTGCGGATCGGCGCACCTGTTGCAATGCAATATGTTTTTGAAATTGGTGCGTTTGCCGGGGCATCTTTACTGGCCGGAACGATCAGCGCTACGGCACAAGCTTCCCATCAGGTAGCGATCCAATTGGCAGCCATGACCTATATGATGGCTAGTGGTATTGCCGCAGCAGCAACGATTAAAGTAGGCAATAGCTATGGAAATAGAAACCTGTTCCGCTTGGAGCGTTTTGCCATAACTTCCTATCAGTTGGTTTTGATCTTTATGTTGATTACGGCGTCATTGTTTGCGATTTTCAATAATTATCTGCCTTATATTTTTACTTCTGATAAGGCGGTGGTCGTTATTGCTGCTCAATTATTGATCATTGCGGGTCTTTTTCAATTATTTGATGGCACACAGGTCGTTGGACTAGGCGTTTTGAGAGGTATGGGTGATGTGAATATCCCTACAATCATCACTTTTATTGCTTATTGGATTATCGGGCTGCCAAGTGGTTATGTGATGGGAATACTTTTTGATTGGGGTATTAAAGGAATCTGGTACGGCTTGACCCTGGGTTTATTGACTTCATCGGTGCTGCTCTATTTACGGTTCCAATTAGTGATCAAAAGAAAGAAGCTTCAATTTGAAAATAGCATATTATAAGAGCTGTGGAAGATAAACACACCTTAATATAGCTGAAAGTATATTCCCGTGAGAATATATATGGAGTTAAATAAAAAAGTTGCTGTCCTTTTGGACAGCAACTTTTTTATAACTATACTGTTGCCGTTAAATTTCTCTGTTGCTATCCCAGTTTTCGAGATAGTCTGCAACCCGTTTCAAGAATGTACCGCCTAGGGCGCCATCTATTGCACGGTGATCGTAGGACAGGGACAGATACATCATATGTCGGATTCCGATCATATCACCGTATTCTGTTTCGATTACTGCGGGTTTCTTTGTTATTGTACCGACTGCCAATATCGCCGCTTGGGGCTGATTGATAATAGGGGTTCCCATAATATTACCAAAAGCACCAATGTTGGTGAATGTGAATGTCCCATCTTGGGTATCATCGGGTTTTAATTTATTTGCCCGTGAACGCTGTGCAAGGTCGTTCACTGATTTGCTTAGCCCTACTAGACTCAACTGATCAGCATTCTTTATTACCGGTACGATGAGATTGCC
The window above is part of the Sphingobacterium sp. ML3W genome. Proteins encoded here:
- a CDS encoding twin-arginine translocase TatA/TatE family subunit, yielding MYNPVIAFLNIGTQEMILIVFAILLLFGGKKLPELARGLGRGIREFKDASEGIKREISDQINNFEKDIDVKTEVKEETVPNDVKVAEEQAKAEQESPSVETAESSESEPAKKKYEFTTPAGVVEHNPHKQLDYGEEPSHITYGYNDHFAEAKNNEGEEKKPTEKEENTNKPA
- a CDS encoding MATE family efflux transporter, which produces MLGKFKTFKPYYKSTIVLAGPVVISQLGHTLVHTADSVIVGHFAGTIPLAAVSLVNAVFMIVMVVGLGIAYGITPLIAQENGRDNKEECAVLLSNSFWLNIITGILLFCLVYFGSMLAIDHLNQDPAVVKEAKPYLLILSLSMLPLMVFSTFKQFAEGLGFTKQAMNVTIWGNVLNIILAIIFVKGMFGITPMGVKGVGYSTLIDRILMMAVMMTYVLRSQKFKGYIQHFKITVIDKVRLGKILRIGAPVAMQYVFEIGAFAGASLLAGTISATAQASHQVAIQLAAMTYMMASGIAAAATIKVGNSYGNRNLFRLERFAITSYQLVLIFMLITASLFAIFNNYLPYIFTSDKAVVVIAAQLLIIAGLFQLFDGTQVVGLGVLRGMGDVNIPTIITFIAYWIIGLPSGYVMGILFDWGIKGIWYGLTLGLLTSSVLLYLRFQLVIKRKKLQFENSIL